GCCAGTTCTTTGCGGATCGCCCGAATGAAAAATGGGTGACGGACGTGACTGAGTTCAAAGTAAGGGAAGCCAAGCTGTATCTGTCACCGGTCCTGGATCTGTGCGACCGCTCTATCGTTGCGTTCGCCACGAGCCAGCACCCAACAGTGGAGTTCGCGGTGTCCTCACTGAGGGACGCGCTCGAACAGCTCCCAGAGCACGCATCGCTCCTGGTCCACAGTGACCAAGGATTCCATTACCAGCACGCGCACTGGCAACAATGCCTAGCAATGGCAGGCGCTGCGCAGTCGATGTCCAGGAAGGGCAACTGCCTGGACAACGCAGTAATGGAGAACTTCTTCGGCCACCTGAAGGAAGAGATGTTCCACCATGACTCCTTCGACAGCATCGAAGACCTCGAAGCCGAGATCCACGCATACATCGCCTGGTACAACACCGAGCGCGTCTCACTCACACTTGAGGGCATGAGCCCGATGGAATACCGTGCTCATGCCCTCGCCGCATGATGCTTTAATTAAGCCGTCCAACTTCCGGGGACCAGTTCAAAACCCTGAGGGAGGGGAGTCTTAGACGGGTTTTGGTTGGTTCCCATTCTTAGGGCCCCCAGCGAGCGCCGCTGCGATCGCGGTAGTAAGAGGGATCGTCAGGACCAATCCGATCGAGGCCACCCCGATGGACACCAGTTCGCTTGCCACATCGCTGAACGACACCCACTCAAGTGCCCCGTAGTCCATAGAACCAACCAGGAGAAGGAGCGCGAGTGCGCCACCGACGTACGCAAATGCGATGGTGTAGACCGTTGAGGCGATGTGGTCCCGGCCGATTCGCATCGCTCTGGTGAAGATGCTCATCCGCGAATCACTCGGGGCCGCTTCACGTAGTTCCCAGACTGCAGAGGCCTGTGTGATCGTCACGTCGTTAAGTACGCCGACGCCGCTGAGGACCATGCCGCAGAGCAGAACTCCACGCAGATCAATCCCGGGAGTCGTCGCGGCGAGTACTCCCATTTCCTCATCGAACTCGGGTGTCAAAATGGCCGAGGGAATAGCCCATGAGGCAAGCACAATCACCACTGCTACGCCCGCAAATGTTCCAAGTAGGGCGGTCGTCGACTTAACAGATATTCCGTGAGCCATGTACACGACCACGAATAGAATGAGGCTGGCCGTCACCAGTGCAACCGCTAGAGCAGGGCGTCCCGCCAACAGTGCGGGCAAAGTGAAGAACCAGACCACCGCGAGGCCGGCGATCAGACCGACCAGGGCTGCCACGCCTTTGAACCCCGCCACCGCCACGACGCAGACCGCAAAGATGGCACCAAGGATCAACAGGGTGTTGGTCCGGTGGAAGTCCATGAAGATGTAGGCCGGTTGGCCGAGGTTGATTGCCTCCTGCGTCTGCGACATCAGGGTGACGCGGTGGCCGACTATCTCCGGCCGCGCAATTGAGGGGTTCAATTGAACGTCAGCAACCTCCCCGGTCCCGTCAATCTTTACCGTCGCCGTGGCGGCAATGCTTACGTCGTCGGGGTCTCCGGACTCATAGCTAAGGATCACTGCGTTGACGGTTTCCGTCCCCGGATGAGTGACGGGACGTTTCTCGGGCAGATCAGAGGCGCTGGGCCACAGCACGACAGTTGCGACGACGGTCGCCACAAACAACAAGGTCAGCGTGATCGCGAGTCCGACCACAACCCAGTGAGAGGCGGGAGCTTTCCCGCCATGACCGTGGCTATGTGAGTGAGACACAAGGGGAGTCTATCGTCACCGTCAACTCGTGACTTGCCAATCAGATCGGGATGCGACACGCCGCCAAAACCTGCGAAATAGGCCCCGATCTGATTGGGGTACCGAGGAGCCAAGCAGGGTCCAGATTCTAGCCCCGCCAGTTGGTTCGTGACTTGCCAATCAGATAGGGGTGTTGCTCGGCCGAGTTTGCCGCGTGTCGCCTTCCCGATGTGATTGGCAAATGGGAGAGGTTAGGAAGGTGCTAGGCGATTGGCTCCGGTTCCAACTTCCAGACCTGTTCAGCGTAGTCGCGGATGGTTCGATCAGACGAGAAGCGCCCAGACTCACAGATGTTCACCCAGCACATGCGAGCCCAACCTAGCTGATCGTCGTGGTAGTCCGCTGCCATCTGGTCGCGCATCTCGCGGTATGAGGCGAAGTCGCCCAATAGGTAGTAGGTATCCGCAGTCTCCCAGGATGAACCATCGAGTAACGAGACATAGAGATCATGGAAGTCCCCGTTGCCTCCGTCCCGCAGAGTTCCGTCGACAAAGGAATCGAGCACTCTACGTAGTCCCGGTACGGTCTCATACTTCTCTCGCGGGTTGTACGTCTTGCGCAGTTCCGGTAATTCCTCTTCTTTCGCTCCGAAGATATACGCGTTGTCCTCCCCGACCGCCTCAAGGATCTCAACGTTTGC
The sequence above is a segment of the Actinomycetaceae bacterium MB13-C1-2 genome. Coding sequences within it:
- a CDS encoding IS3 family transposase, which encodes MVLLDVAGLARSTFYYHLARLDGADPHAELKAAVEEIFEHNKSRYGHRRIHIELRKQGWQVAKKTVLKTMQVLGLKPKTRSRKRFSSYKGNVGKIAPNLLNRQFFADRPNEKWVTDVTEFKVREAKLYLSPVLDLCDRSIVAFATSQHPTVEFAVSSLRDALEQLPEHASLLVHSDQGFHYQHAHWQQCLAMAGAAQSMSRKGNCLDNAVMENFFGHLKEEMFHHDSFDSIEDLEAEIHAYIAWYNTERVSLTLEGMSPMEYRAHALAA
- a CDS encoding YibE/F family protein — translated: MSHSHSHGHGGKAPASHWVVVGLAITLTLLFVATVVATVVLWPSASDLPEKRPVTHPGTETVNAVILSYESGDPDDVSIAATATVKIDGTGEVADVQLNPSIARPEIVGHRVTLMSQTQEAINLGQPAYIFMDFHRTNTLLILGAIFAVCVVAVAGFKGVAALVGLIAGLAVVWFFTLPALLAGRPALAVALVTASLILFVVVYMAHGISVKSTTALLGTFAGVAVVIVLASWAIPSAILTPEFDEEMGVLAATTPGIDLRGVLLCGMVLSGVGVLNDVTITQASAVWELREAAPSDSRMSIFTRAMRIGRDHIASTVYTIAFAYVGGALALLLLVGSMDYGALEWVSFSDVASELVSIGVASIGLVLTIPLTTAIAAALAGGPKNGNQPKPV